The proteins below are encoded in one region of Coturnix japonica isolate 7356 chromosome 10, Coturnix japonica 2.1, whole genome shotgun sequence:
- the USP8 gene encoding ubiquitin carboxyl-terminal hydrolase 8 isoform X1 → MPAVASVPKELYLCTSLKDLNKKTEIKPEKTSTKSYVQSALKIFKAAEESRLDRDEERAYILYMKYVAVYNFIKKRPDFKQQQDYFHSILGPTNLKKAIEEAERLSESLKLRYEEAEVRKKLEERDRQELQKKQEPKDDGKSSAKTSSESTVDCKGKSQRINGETKHSLERKDQAESFSGAVTAEKLFAMMTDKSIELIIMDARSLKDYQESCIPRSVSVPEEAISAGVTASWIEARLPEDSKDPWKKRGHFDYVVLLDWFSSAEDLELGTTLRSLKDALFKWESKTVLQNEPLVLEGGYENWLLCFPQYTTNAKVTPPQHGRNEAVTVSLDFTYPSLEEPAPAPPVAPIKPSPAEMVENEETGANLEERLKSLNRPSVEGAAVPKPDSSSVVNPASITRSIPEVDRSKKPSIKIPDDNKPKSESTHSDSQPAENGRMVPDRSTKPLLDAKNVLTEEEKSRVHAETAALMEKNRREKELRERQKEEQKERLRREKEEQEQKAKEEQREKEHKEKLQQSKEEREQKERDEQIKREQEEKEKEKARKEAIEAKKQNKNEPESVDAKKAENDKITTEKREKGTRTPDTQRRAVGDASPSKQTEVKGQPDNGAQKPGALREDSEQDTERLKSQREPLIRARSEEMGRIIPGLPEGWAKFLDPITGTFRYYHSPTNTVQMYPPEMAPSSTPPATPPTHKPKPQVAAEREREPSKLKRSYSSPDITQAIHEEEKKRIPVTPAVNRENKPIYYPKTEISRLSASQIRNLNPVFGGSGPALTGLRNLGNTCYMNSILQCLCNAPHLAEYFNRNLYQDDINRSNFLGHKGEVAEEFGVIMKALWTGQYKYISPKDFKITIGKINDQFAGYSQQDSQELLLFLMDGLHEDLNKADNRKRYKEENNDHLDDLRAAELAWQKHKQLNESIIVALFQGQFKSTVQCLTCHKKSRTFEAFMYLSLPLASTSKCTLQECLRLFSKEEKLTDNNRFYCSHCKTRRDSLKKIEIWKLPPVLLVHLKRFSYDGRWKQKLQTSVDFPLETLDLSQYVIGPKNNLKRYNLFSVSNHYGGLDGGHYTAYCKNASRQRWFKFDDHEVSEISASSVKSAAAYILFYTSYEQRAVDVAT, encoded by the exons ATGCCTGCTGTGGCATCTGTACCTAAGGAGCTGTATCTCTGTACTTCACTGAAAGATCTCaacaagaagacagaaataaaacctgaaaagaCCAGTACAAAGAG TTATGTGCAGAGCGCCCTTAAGATTttcaaagctgcagaagaaagcagattgGACCGGGATGAAGAAAGAGCTTACATCCTGTACATGAAATATGTGGCAGTTTATAACTTTATTAAAAAGAGGCCTGATTTTAAGCAGCAACAG GATTATTTCCATTCCATTCTCGGGCctacaaatttaaaaaaagctaTTGAAGAAGCTGAAAGACTCTCAGAAAGCCTTAAACTCAG ATATGAGGAAGCTGAAGTACGGAAAAAACTTGAAGAGAgggacagacaggagctgcagaaaaagcaagaaCCAAAAGACGACGGAAAGAGTTCAGCCAAAACCTCATCAGAAAGTACAGTGgattgcaaaggaaaaagccaaAGG ATTAATGGTGAAACGAAGCATTCACTGGAAAGAAAGGATCAGGCTGAGAGTTTTAGTG GAGCAGTCACAGCCGAGAAACTGTTTGCAATGATGACAGACAAAAGCATTGAATTGATTATAATGGATGCTCGAAGCTTGAAGGACTACCAGGAGTCCTGTATTCCAAGATCTGTCAGCGTCCCAGAAGAAGCTATCAGTGCTGG AGTTACTGCTAGCTGGATTGAAGCTAGACTCCCAGAGGATTCTAAAGATCCATGGAAGAAGAGAGGACACTTTGATTATGTTGTACTGCTGGACTGGTTTAGTTCTGCAGAAGACTTAGAGCTAGGAACAACTCTTCGGAGCCTGAAAGATGCACTTTTTAAG TGGGAAAGCAAAACGGTACTGCAGAATGAACCTTTGGTTCTAGAAGGGGGCTATGAAAACTGGCTCCTTTGCTTTCCCCAGTACACAACAAATGCTAAAGTAACTCCACCACAGCACGGCAGGAATGAAGCAGTAACTGTGTCTT TGGATTTTACGTATCCATCTCTGGAAgagccagctcctgctccaccTGTTGCCCCTATAAAGCCTTCTCCAGCAGAGATGGTTGAAAATGAAGAGACAGGAGCTAATTTGGAAGAGAGACTAAAATCACTGAACAGACCAAGTGTAGAAGGTGCTGCTGTTCCAAAACCCGACAGCTCTTCTGTAGTTAATCCAGCATCAATTACAAGAAGCATCCCTGAG GTTGATCGTTCTAAAAAGCCTTCAATAAAAATACCTGATGATAATAAACCAAAATCTGAAAGTACGCACAGTGACAGCCAACCTGCTGAGAATGGCCGCATGGTTCCGGACCGGTCCACAAAGCCATTACTTGATGCTAAGAATGTTctgacagaagaagaaaaaagccgCGTCCATGCAGAAACTGCTGCCctgatggagaaaaacagacGAGAAAAAGAACTGcgagaaaggcagaaggaagaacaaaaagagagacTCAGGcgagaaaaggaagaacaagagcAAAAGGcgaaggaagaacagagagaaaaagaacacaaagaaaagctaCAGCAATCCAAGGAGGAGAGGGAACAGAAGGAGAGAGACGAGCAGataaaaagagaacaggaggagaaggaaaaagaaaaagcacgCAAAGAAGCGAtagaagcaaaaaagcaaaataaaaatgaaccaGAAAGCGTTGATGCAAAGAAGGCTGAGAATGACAAAATAActacagaaaaaagagaaaagggaactCGAACACCAGATACGCAGAGACGGGCAGTGGGTGATGCATCTCCAAGCAAG CAAACTGAGGTTAAAGGACAACCAGACAATGGAGCTCAAAAGCCAGGAGCCCTTAGAGAGGATTCTGAACAAGATACTGAAAGACTTAAA TCTCAGCGGGAGCCATTGATCAGAGCGCGAAGTGAAGAAATGGGGAGGATAATACCAGGACTGCCTGAAGGATGGGCCAAG TTTCTGGATCCAATCACTGGAACCTTTCGTTACTATCACTCACCAACGAACACCGTTCAGATGTACCCACCAGAAATGGCTCCTTCATCCACCCCTCCAGCCACCCCGCCAACCCACAAACCCAAACCGCAGGTGGCTGCCGAGCGGGAACGAGAACCCTCCAAATTGAAGCGCTCGTACTCATCCCCAGATATAACGCAAGCCATTCAcgaggaggagaagaaaagaattcctGTAACTCCTGCGGTCAATCGTGAAAATAA ACCAATCTATTACCCTAAAACAGAAATCTCAAGACTCTCTGCATCACAGATTAGGAACCTTAATCCCGTGTTTGGGGGATCGGGACCAGCTCTTACAGGACTTCGTAATCTAGGGAACACTTGCTACATGAACTCCATATTACAGTGTCTGTGCAACGCACCTCATCTAGCTGAGTATTTTAACAGAAACTTGTATCAAGATGATATTAACAG GTCCAATTTCTTGGGGCATAAAGGTGAAGTGGCTGAAGAGTTTGGAGTAATAATGAAAGCCTTGTGGACAGGACAGTATAAATATATCAGTCCAAAAGACTTCAAAATTACAATTGGGAAGATTAACGACCAGTTTGCAGGATACAGCCAGCAAGACTCCCaggagctgcttctctttctaaTGGACGGTTTGCACGAAGACCTCAATAAA GCTGACAACAGGAAAagatacaaggaagaaaacaacgATCATCTCGAtgacctgagagcagcagaactggCCTGGCAGAAGCACAAACAGCTCAACGAATCCATTATTGTGGCACTTTTCCAAGGCCAGTTCAAATCGACAGTGCAGTGTCTCACGTGTCACAAGAAGTCCCGGACCTTTGAGGCTTTCATGTATTTGTCTTTACCACTTGCATCCACCAGTAAATGCACACTGCAG GAATGCCTTAGATTGTTCTCCAAAGAGGAAAAGCTCACCGATAACAACAGATTTTACTGCAGCCATTGCAAAACTCGAAGGgattctttgaaaaaaatagaaatttggAAATTGCCACCCGTGCTTCTTGTGCACCTGAAACG ATTTTCCTATGATGGAAGATGGAAGCAAAAGCTTCAGACCTCTGTAGATTTCCCATTGGAAACTCTTGACCTTTCACAGTACGTTATTGGTCCAAAGAATAACTTGAAGAGATACAATCTGTTCTCAGTATCA AATCATTATGGTGGGTTGGACGGAGGGCACTATACGGCCTACTGCAAAAATGCCTCCAGACAGCGCTGGTTTAAGTTTGATGACCATGAAGTATCTGAGATTTCAGCATCGTCTGTGAAATCCGCAGCTGCATATATTCTCTTCTACACTTCTTACGAACAACGAGCAGTGGATGTGGCCACATAA
- the USP8 gene encoding ubiquitin carboxyl-terminal hydrolase 8 isoform X2, translated as MPAVASVPKELYLCTSLKDLNKKTEIKPEKTSTKSYVQSALKIFKAAEESRLDRDEERAYILYMKYVAVYNFIKKRPDFKQQQDYFHSILGPTNLKKAIEEAERLSESLKLRYEEAEVRKKLEERDRQELQKKQEPKDDGKSSAKTSSESTVDCKGKSQRINGETKHSLERKDQAESFSGAVTAEKLFAMMTDKSIELIIMDARSLKDYQESCIPRSVSVPEEAISAGVTASWIEARLPEDSKDPWKKRGHFDYVVLLDWFSSAEDLELGTTLRSLKDALFKWESKTVLQNEPLVLEGGYENWLLCFPQYTTNAKVTPPQHGRNEAVTVSLDFTYPSLEEPAPAPPVAPIKPSPAEMVENEETGANLEERLKSLNRPSVEGAAVPKPDSSSVVNPASITRSIPEVDRSKKPSIKIPDDNKPKSESTHSDSQPAENGRMVPDRSTKPLLDAKNVLTEEEKSRVHAETAALMEKNRREKELRERQKEEQKERLRREKEEQEQKAKEEQREKEHKEKLQQSKEEREQKERDEQIKREQEEKEKEKARKEAIEAKKQNKNEPESVDAKKAENDKITTEKREKGTRTPDTQRRAVGDASPSKSQREPLIRARSEEMGRIIPGLPEGWAKFLDPITGTFRYYHSPTNTVQMYPPEMAPSSTPPATPPTHKPKPQVAAEREREPSKLKRSYSSPDITQAIHEEEKKRIPVTPAVNRENKPIYYPKTEISRLSASQIRNLNPVFGGSGPALTGLRNLGNTCYMNSILQCLCNAPHLAEYFNRNLYQDDINRSNFLGHKGEVAEEFGVIMKALWTGQYKYISPKDFKITIGKINDQFAGYSQQDSQELLLFLMDGLHEDLNKADNRKRYKEENNDHLDDLRAAELAWQKHKQLNESIIVALFQGQFKSTVQCLTCHKKSRTFEAFMYLSLPLASTSKCTLQECLRLFSKEEKLTDNNRFYCSHCKTRRDSLKKIEIWKLPPVLLVHLKRFSYDGRWKQKLQTSVDFPLETLDLSQYVIGPKNNLKRYNLFSVSNHYGGLDGGHYTAYCKNASRQRWFKFDDHEVSEISASSVKSAAAYILFYTSYEQRAVDVAT; from the exons ATGCCTGCTGTGGCATCTGTACCTAAGGAGCTGTATCTCTGTACTTCACTGAAAGATCTCaacaagaagacagaaataaaacctgaaaagaCCAGTACAAAGAG TTATGTGCAGAGCGCCCTTAAGATTttcaaagctgcagaagaaagcagattgGACCGGGATGAAGAAAGAGCTTACATCCTGTACATGAAATATGTGGCAGTTTATAACTTTATTAAAAAGAGGCCTGATTTTAAGCAGCAACAG GATTATTTCCATTCCATTCTCGGGCctacaaatttaaaaaaagctaTTGAAGAAGCTGAAAGACTCTCAGAAAGCCTTAAACTCAG ATATGAGGAAGCTGAAGTACGGAAAAAACTTGAAGAGAgggacagacaggagctgcagaaaaagcaagaaCCAAAAGACGACGGAAAGAGTTCAGCCAAAACCTCATCAGAAAGTACAGTGgattgcaaaggaaaaagccaaAGG ATTAATGGTGAAACGAAGCATTCACTGGAAAGAAAGGATCAGGCTGAGAGTTTTAGTG GAGCAGTCACAGCCGAGAAACTGTTTGCAATGATGACAGACAAAAGCATTGAATTGATTATAATGGATGCTCGAAGCTTGAAGGACTACCAGGAGTCCTGTATTCCAAGATCTGTCAGCGTCCCAGAAGAAGCTATCAGTGCTGG AGTTACTGCTAGCTGGATTGAAGCTAGACTCCCAGAGGATTCTAAAGATCCATGGAAGAAGAGAGGACACTTTGATTATGTTGTACTGCTGGACTGGTTTAGTTCTGCAGAAGACTTAGAGCTAGGAACAACTCTTCGGAGCCTGAAAGATGCACTTTTTAAG TGGGAAAGCAAAACGGTACTGCAGAATGAACCTTTGGTTCTAGAAGGGGGCTATGAAAACTGGCTCCTTTGCTTTCCCCAGTACACAACAAATGCTAAAGTAACTCCACCACAGCACGGCAGGAATGAAGCAGTAACTGTGTCTT TGGATTTTACGTATCCATCTCTGGAAgagccagctcctgctccaccTGTTGCCCCTATAAAGCCTTCTCCAGCAGAGATGGTTGAAAATGAAGAGACAGGAGCTAATTTGGAAGAGAGACTAAAATCACTGAACAGACCAAGTGTAGAAGGTGCTGCTGTTCCAAAACCCGACAGCTCTTCTGTAGTTAATCCAGCATCAATTACAAGAAGCATCCCTGAG GTTGATCGTTCTAAAAAGCCTTCAATAAAAATACCTGATGATAATAAACCAAAATCTGAAAGTACGCACAGTGACAGCCAACCTGCTGAGAATGGCCGCATGGTTCCGGACCGGTCCACAAAGCCATTACTTGATGCTAAGAATGTTctgacagaagaagaaaaaagccgCGTCCATGCAGAAACTGCTGCCctgatggagaaaaacagacGAGAAAAAGAACTGcgagaaaggcagaaggaagaacaaaaagagagacTCAGGcgagaaaaggaagaacaagagcAAAAGGcgaaggaagaacagagagaaaaagaacacaaagaaaagctaCAGCAATCCAAGGAGGAGAGGGAACAGAAGGAGAGAGACGAGCAGataaaaagagaacaggaggagaaggaaaaagaaaaagcacgCAAAGAAGCGAtagaagcaaaaaagcaaaataaaaatgaaccaGAAAGCGTTGATGCAAAGAAGGCTGAGAATGACAAAATAActacagaaaaaagagaaaagggaactCGAACACCAGATACGCAGAGACGGGCAGTGGGTGATGCATCTCCAAGCAAG TCTCAGCGGGAGCCATTGATCAGAGCGCGAAGTGAAGAAATGGGGAGGATAATACCAGGACTGCCTGAAGGATGGGCCAAG TTTCTGGATCCAATCACTGGAACCTTTCGTTACTATCACTCACCAACGAACACCGTTCAGATGTACCCACCAGAAATGGCTCCTTCATCCACCCCTCCAGCCACCCCGCCAACCCACAAACCCAAACCGCAGGTGGCTGCCGAGCGGGAACGAGAACCCTCCAAATTGAAGCGCTCGTACTCATCCCCAGATATAACGCAAGCCATTCAcgaggaggagaagaaaagaattcctGTAACTCCTGCGGTCAATCGTGAAAATAA ACCAATCTATTACCCTAAAACAGAAATCTCAAGACTCTCTGCATCACAGATTAGGAACCTTAATCCCGTGTTTGGGGGATCGGGACCAGCTCTTACAGGACTTCGTAATCTAGGGAACACTTGCTACATGAACTCCATATTACAGTGTCTGTGCAACGCACCTCATCTAGCTGAGTATTTTAACAGAAACTTGTATCAAGATGATATTAACAG GTCCAATTTCTTGGGGCATAAAGGTGAAGTGGCTGAAGAGTTTGGAGTAATAATGAAAGCCTTGTGGACAGGACAGTATAAATATATCAGTCCAAAAGACTTCAAAATTACAATTGGGAAGATTAACGACCAGTTTGCAGGATACAGCCAGCAAGACTCCCaggagctgcttctctttctaaTGGACGGTTTGCACGAAGACCTCAATAAA GCTGACAACAGGAAAagatacaaggaagaaaacaacgATCATCTCGAtgacctgagagcagcagaactggCCTGGCAGAAGCACAAACAGCTCAACGAATCCATTATTGTGGCACTTTTCCAAGGCCAGTTCAAATCGACAGTGCAGTGTCTCACGTGTCACAAGAAGTCCCGGACCTTTGAGGCTTTCATGTATTTGTCTTTACCACTTGCATCCACCAGTAAATGCACACTGCAG GAATGCCTTAGATTGTTCTCCAAAGAGGAAAAGCTCACCGATAACAACAGATTTTACTGCAGCCATTGCAAAACTCGAAGGgattctttgaaaaaaatagaaatttggAAATTGCCACCCGTGCTTCTTGTGCACCTGAAACG ATTTTCCTATGATGGAAGATGGAAGCAAAAGCTTCAGACCTCTGTAGATTTCCCATTGGAAACTCTTGACCTTTCACAGTACGTTATTGGTCCAAAGAATAACTTGAAGAGATACAATCTGTTCTCAGTATCA AATCATTATGGTGGGTTGGACGGAGGGCACTATACGGCCTACTGCAAAAATGCCTCCAGACAGCGCTGGTTTAAGTTTGATGACCATGAAGTATCTGAGATTTCAGCATCGTCTGTGAAATCCGCAGCTGCATATATTCTCTTCTACACTTCTTACGAACAACGAGCAGTGGATGTGGCCACATAA